The region CGTCATCATATCGCTCTGCCCAATAACGCACTTTCTCTTCTAGTCTATTCCAAATTCCACCGTTGAAACCACGATCTTGTGGTGAAATATTTGAGGTATAAAACGTATCGTTATAAGCTAGAATACTAAACTGCATATCACCCGCTGGACAAAGATGCCCTTTATCAAACCCAGAATTTTTAAAATTACGCCAATCTGCTGAAATAGTTTTAACTTTAGGATCTTCAATAAAAAAAGGTCTTTTGAAGCTGTTTTTTTTAATATATTCCTTTTTCAATTCGTAAGCTACCCACTCCGCTTGTTCCCATTTTTCATTATAGGACAAAGTATAATAATTATGATTCACTATTTGCCCTGTTGTGGAAGTAGGCAGAAAATTAAACGAGCCAGCACTATTAACTTCTGAACGGTCTGCTGTATCTAATACTTTGGCTTCTTTAGGCAGCACTTCATCTTCTTGAAGTTCTTGAGAAGAATAAAGAATCAAAGAACTTATCCCAATGACAATGATCAAAAGAATTTTAATATATTTCATCTATAAATGTAAATTTAGGTTCAAAATTAATTGAAATTATATGCCAATAATAAAAAAAAGCTCCAAAATTACTTAAATTTTTGGAGCTTTTTGTGCTATGTAGTTTATTAAAAATAGTATTTATGACTTAACAAACTTTTCTTTTTTTAGCTTCGAAGGAATACTTTTTTTCAAATCAGTTTTAGGCTGTAAATCATCCAAAACATTCAAAGCTTCTTCAATATAAATATCTTTAGACAAACTTTGATGCCATCTTTCTCTTTTCTCTTTTAAAACACTGTCTTTTGCAAATTCAGCAATTTCATAAGGCAGAGAATTAAATTTCAAATCATTCTTATATTGAGAGATAGGCTTGTATTTTTTAGCTTTTTGCTCTATTTCATTTTGAGCCATCCTAAATTTATCAATATTTAAACTATAAGTATTGTCTTCTTTTCTACTGTCTATCCATTTTGCATTATCCTCAATCAACTGAAATTGTGGATTACTCGCAATTCTATTTTTACTATTCAAGATAGCCTTATTAAAATTTTCATTTTTATTCCAAACCGTATAGTCAGCGGCATCAATTTTATCCCAAGGCATAGCGTTTTCTACGTCACGTTCGCCCATTTTTAAATAAGCAAATCTATCCGGCATAACTATATCACTGCTCACCCCTTCCAGCTGAGTGGACCCACCGTTTATTCTATAAAACTTTTGGGTAGTCGTTTTCAATGCACCCAAATCACCTACAGAACTATTGCGTACAAATTGATTAAAGTCAATCACATTTTGCACCGTTCCTTTACCATAGGTCTGTTTACTACCTACTATAATTCCTCTTTTATAATCTTGAATTGCAGCTGCTAAAATTTCTGAAGCCGATGCAGAGAAACTATTGACCATAATTACCAATGGTCCATCCCATTCGATCTTTTTATCTCTATCGTATAAGACTTCTTTTTTTAATCCGGCAGATTTAATTTGAACTATTGGACCTTGTTCTATAAACAAACCAGCTATATCAACAACTGTTGATAAAGAACCCCCTCCGTCATCACGTACATCAAGAACGATTCCGTTAATTTTTTCTTTTTTCAATCGCTCTACTTCAAGGGCAATGTCTTTTCCGGCATCTCTGCCACCTCGATCTGCAAAATCAATATAGAATTTAGGCAAATAAATCACCCCATATTTCAATCCGTCTTTAACAACCACACTAGACTTAACGTAGGTTTCTTCAATTTCGACAATATCTCTTATGATGGATATCACTTTAATGGTTCCATCTACTTTCTTAACGGTAAGACGAACTTCAGATCCCTTAGGTCCTTTAATCTTTTTTACCACATCTTCAAGACGCATTCCTACAACATCTACCGGATCCCCGCTTCCTTGTGCTACCTTAGTAACTAAATCACCTGCTTCAAGCTCTTTCCCTCTCCAAGCTGGACCACCAGATATTAGTTCAGAAATTTCGGTAAAATCATTCTTCTTTTGAAGACGTGCTCCAATACCTTCTAACTTCCCACTGATGTCCACATCGAATCGCTCTTTTTCCTCAGCTGCAAAATAATTCGTATGAGGATCAAAACGAGCTGTAATAGAATTAATATAAACTGAAAACCAGTCATCACGGTCTAGATCTTTCATAAAACCAAAATACTCATCTAATGCTTTTAAAGCATTTTCCCTGGTTTCTTTTTCTAGCTCAGCGAAAGTTTTATCTTTATCTGAATTAATCGTTGCTTTACTTTTAGTCTTGATTAAATCATTTCCAATTTTATCTCCACTTTTTACCAGCGCTTCATCATCGTCAGTAGATTTACTTTCAACTCCTTTTAGCCTGTCTTCTTGCATCTTCAAACGATCAGTTAAAGACGAAAGAGCCGACAATTTAATTTGTTTTCTCCAACGATCTTTAAGCTCTTTTTCATTTTTAGCATAAGATGCCTTATCATAATCCGTATTAAAACTCTCATCAATAGAGAAGTTGAACGGGACACTCAATACTTCCTTATAAATTTTCTTGCTTTCATCCATCCTTTTCATCAACCGATCATAAGTCAAACTAAAAAAGGTCAAATCCTTATTGATTAAAGCATCATCTAATTCTGTTTCAAATTTAGAAAACTCATCTATATCAGATTGCAAGAAAAATCGTTTAG is a window of Flavobacterium acetivorans DNA encoding:
- a CDS encoding carboxy terminal-processing peptidase encodes the protein MNTIINFMKRNYKILLAIVVVSVTLFAFKIKSGTEADPGKDKLLLELLTFVIEKGHYSPAAIDDNFSKGVYKDYIQALDPSKRFFLQSDIDEFSKFETELDDALINKDLTFFSLTYDRLMKRMDESKKIYKEVLSVPFNFSIDESFNTDYDKASYAKNEKELKDRWRKQIKLSALSSLTDRLKMQEDRLKGVESKSTDDDEALVKSGDKIGNDLIKTKSKATINSDKDKTFAELEKETRENALKALDEYFGFMKDLDRDDWFSVYINSITARFDPHTNYFAAEEKERFDVDISGKLEGIGARLQKKNDFTEISELISGGPAWRGKELEAGDLVTKVAQGSGDPVDVVGMRLEDVVKKIKGPKGSEVRLTVKKVDGTIKVISIIRDIVEIEETYVKSSVVVKDGLKYGVIYLPKFYIDFADRGGRDAGKDIALEVERLKKEKINGIVLDVRDDGGGSLSTVVDIAGLFIEQGPIVQIKSAGLKKEVLYDRDKKIEWDGPLVIMVNSFSASASEILAAAIQDYKRGIIVGSKQTYGKGTVQNVIDFNQFVRNSSVGDLGALKTTTQKFYRINGGSTQLEGVSSDIVMPDRFAYLKMGERDVENAMPWDKIDAADYTVWNKNENFNKAILNSKNRIASNPQFQLIEDNAKWIDSRKEDNTYSLNIDKFRMAQNEIEQKAKKYKPISQYKNDLKFNSLPYEIAEFAKDSVLKEKRERWHQSLSKDIYIEEALNVLDDLQPKTDLKKSIPSKLKKEKFVKS
- a CDS encoding DNA/RNA non-specific endonuclease; amino-acid sequence: MKYIKILLIIVIGISSLILYSSQELQEDEVLPKEAKVLDTADRSEVNSAGSFNFLPTSTTGQIVNHNYYTLSYNEKWEQAEWVAYELKKEYIKKNSFKRPFFIEDPKVKTISADWRNFKNSGFDKGHLCPAGDMQFSILAYNDTFYTSNISPQDRGFNGGIWNRLEEKVRYWAERYDDVFVVTGGVLSPSLKTIGKEKVGVPDFFYKIILDDSKGNFKMIAFLIPNKKSDKPLYDFVVSVDSIEKMTGIDFFSILDDKIENELEKNSNYKSWLSK